ACATGAACTGCCCTGGTCTGTGCCACAGCACCTGTGGCACCTTCAGCTGCACCTTcgcagcagcccctgccagccccaaaTTCTGGGTATATCTCAGGGCAGAGAATGTCCCAACACATTCCCTTGGGACTGTTTGAAGCCAGATGTGCAGCAGAGCCTTTCTGGTGTATAAATGTCTTTTCCCCATCCCTAATTTTGTTGGTCTTCTGACCAGAAGATTTCCGTGGCTCTGTTTGTTGCTGTGCTCAATCACACTacccagcacttccagggaGTTGTCCCTCTCGTGCAGTGTTGACTAACACCTCCCCAGAGTCAGTGTTGGCAACAGGAGCCCAAAGGGCTGGCAGGGGGATTGCCAGTGCCTGGCACAGCCATGGCCCTCGTGGTTACAGGGAAGACGTTAAATCCACACTCAAAGGTCAAATGCTGGGACACAGAGATTCCCCAGCCACAGGTACTTCGGTTACTTTATAGAGATCTGGGGATTTCCAACCTGATTTTGAGGGCTGATTTTGCTGTTTGAGGTTTATGGGCTGGCACAGCATTGCTGAGCCAACGGTTCTCCACAGAAACTCTCATGCCCATATGTgcattgtgtgtgtgtttgcagtgTATCCAGTATAAGCTGTGTCCCCGTGGGTGTCCAGGCTCGTTCTCCATCCTCTTGGAGTAGCCAGATCTCGTAAGGAGGTGTGTACCCTGTGAATGTGTTACAACTCAATTTAATACGTGACTAAACCAGCCATGCAATATTGCAATTAAAGTATAATTCCAGAGATGTGAACAATGCCGGCTCTTTGCTGGGAATGAGTCAGGGGAGCGGAGGAGGAACCAAGCAGCAGTGTTTCATTAATTGACTCCAGCGGATTTATTTGTCCTCAGTGAATAGAGCCGGGCAGAGCTGTCGGAATTGTTCCTGCTTCACTCGCACAGCGCTGCTCCATGCCTGGCTCCTGGCAAGCTGGAGCAGATCCCAGGGACTGAGAATTACTGGGATGGAGACAGTTCCTGGCTGAGTGACCAGTTAAATGGATATTATTAGTGAGTAGGAGCGAGCTGGGGGCTCCCGGTGCTGTTTGGAAATGGCCCCTTGTGCCCGACAGCGATTCTCCTGCTTCTTTTGTACGGGTCCTGTCCTGTGTGGGAGCAAATGCCACGGgaaggtggcactggatggCCCCTGGCACCATCCTCAGCCCGGGGACCGAGGTGCAGCAACTGATTGGGTGCTGGTGTTTGCACGGGGCTGCTGTTGTGGTGCATCCAAATGCAAATACTTCCAGGATTACAAAAAGCCAGGGAAGGAGAGCAGAGCATGCCTGGAGCAGGAATCATCTCCGTGATTCCTCTGGTACCGAGCCAGAGCAGTGCTGTCCCTGGGGATGAAGGTGGGGGTTAAGCAACATGGCAAAAAGTGAACTTCTCCCCAAGTTCCTGCTGAGCTCCCCATGTTTTACAAGTGTGTTTCGCTCTCAGCAGCCTCTGGGAGCCCCTGGAAACCCCTCggagcagctcagggctgtggGCTGGCACAGGGGCCGAGCACTGGGGACATGGCTGTCACACACGGTCTTGCTGGGCAGGGGAGAGCCTGGGTGACCTTCAGAGGTGACTGCTCCTCTTAATGGCTTAGAATCTGATTATACCATTTTGCTAAGAAATGTGCTTGGCACGTTCTTCTGCATTAAATACCATTTAGGGACAGTTATCCTGACCTCTCTGCCTGCTGCTTAGGAAAAAGCCTTTGAAAATGATATTATGGATCAAAAGTGTTCCTGGGGTAATTCTGTTTCAAACAGTGGAGTTAATCCAGAACTGAATTTGGCCCTGCATTTTCAAACGAGAAGCAGTAGCTGTATAATCTGTTTATGGTTTTAAAGTGAATGTTAATCTTGGATTTGTTGGCTTTTCCAAAGGGTCGATTTGCCGTGCTGCAGAGCATTTTAGCCCCCTGCTCTGACACTCTCTGAGCCGACtccatgttttattttaaagagtgATTTTGCTGTGTTTATAAATACATGTCAAACCTGGAAACGTTAAATCTGGGCAGCCCTCAGCAGTGGAAGTAATGCCATTTTTCTTGCCTTGCATTTTCTCGGTACAGCTCCTGGCACGGCACATCCACGTTCCGGCGTGCCGCGCCCGCTGCGGGGATGGCACAGTCCCgcagggatgggtgggatgGAACCGAATGTCTCCTGTTGAGATGGGGGAACCTCTGCGTGCTGTCCCGTGGGTGACTTtgtcccgtgtcccctccgCAGGTGGGAGGATGCTGCCGTGCGCCGGGGGCTGACGCGCGGAGCCGCCGGCCGCGGGGAGCGGGAGCCCCGCCGCCCACCCATGGTCCCGGCTGGCAGGCGGGGCAGCCCCCCGTGAGGAGGGGCACGGGCACAGCCGGGACCGTGGGCAccgagcccccgccgccgccccgccatGACGAGCCTCTTCCGCCGGAGCAGCAGCAACGGCGGCTCCCGCGGCGGCTCCTCCGCCCAGGAGCTCAACAACAGCCGCCCCGCCAGGCAGGTGCGGCGCCTGGAGTTCAACCAGGCCATGGAGGACTTCAAGACCATGTTCCCCAACATGGACTACGACATAATCGAGTGCGTCTTGAGAGCCAACAACGGCGCCGTGGACGCCACCATCGACCAGCTCCTGCAGATGAACCTGGACGGCAGCGGCTGTGACGACAGCTCGGACTCGGAGGACAGCATCCCCCCCGAGGTAACCGGTGTGGAGGTCCTCTGCTGGGCTCTGGCTTCCACAGCCGGGTCACTGTGAGTGGGCACCTCAGTCTCatcctgcctcctcctgcctgaGCACAGTGCTGCTCGactgctgcaggcaggcagaggttTGAGTGCCCAGTtcagccaggctgctgcaccCAAGATTGTCTTGGGCAGAGCTTCAGACTGAAGCCAAAGTGCTCTCCCACCTCTCCCTTGTCCCAAAACCCAACAGAGACCCTTTTGCTGCTGTCAGAGAGACTCCCCAGGGCTGTGTGCATCCAAGGATAGCACCTTCTTCCCTTGAAAGCTGCACCTCCAAACTCCACCAAACCCTGCTGGGTGCAGGAGGTCCAGTGCCAGGAGGTTGCCCATCCTCTCTGCAGCGGCATTCAGCCCGTGCCATCCCTGCTTTGCTGCTGCACGTGGGGCCCTGGCCCGCTGCGGAGCAtttccctgtcctgccctcacCCCGTCCTCTCACCCTGCAGATCTTGGAGCGGACCCTGGAGCCGGACAGCTCAGACGAGGAGCCCCCTCCTGTGTACTCCCCTCCCGCCTACGAGAGCCAGGCCTTGGGCAGCCGCTACCCCCGTGCACCGCCCACACCCccgcccaggtgagccccagccccgcacagctcctgctcctggggcaccctgtgccagcacaCGGGGGGCAGGCTGCCCTCAGCTGGCCCTGGCACACCGTCTGGCCCCAGTTCGTTATAGGGTCGAGTGACACAAAGCCAAGGGAGATGAATGAAGCTCACAGCTGGCTCAAAAATCCCTGTGAGGGCTTAAAACATGAACAGCTGAGGGGCCGGAAAGCCACTCCGGCAGCATGTGGAATGGCAAAAATCAGCTCCCGGGGGTGGGGAGCATTCGCCTCCACTGGAAAACACCAGGTGCTGGGCGGCCGAGCCCCACGCCGGCTCCTCACCGCACACCTCGGCTGGCTTCACTTGTCCCCTGGCAGCACCACTGTGGCTgtaggtgtggggctgggggacagcaAGTGTGAACCCCGGGCACCTgtgtgccagcccctgccctctgTGCAGGCTGGGTGTGACATCTGGTGAGAGGCCGTTGTCAGTTCCGTAAGCAAatccctgcagtgctggggctccactgggctgggttttgggaGTCTGAGTGAAacaaagaggagaaggaaaagccaGCGTGCAAAGTTGCAGGGCAAGGCTTGAAATGCAGCTCCCAAAGATTCCAAACACTTTAGGAAAGCTAACGCTGCACATTCGGGGATGTGCTGGGGTTTCCTGGTTCCCGGGACCACTGGTGGAGCTGGGcaggctctgctgtgccaggcactgctgtgccaggccctgtGCCCCGCTGCCATGGCAGGCGTTGGTGGGTTTCTCCCTCGCCAGAGGTGCTGCCTGTGCTTGCCCCGCAGGACGGACGTGCCAGGCCCTGGCAGCGCCGCGGCGCCCGCGCACTACAGGAACTGGAACCCGCCGCTCCTGGGCAACCTCCCCGAGGACTTCCTGCGCATCCTGCCCCAGCAGACGGCCGGCACACAGGTGAGGCTTGGCCAccccttccagcctggctcCGTGAGGTGGCGTGGAGCACCATCCCAGTCCTCGGCCACCCTGAGCTTGCAGCATCAGCACTCTGGAAGCATCTGGGTACCAGGTGTGCACTAAACCGAAAGTTTTGGAGCATGTCCTGTTCAAGAGACTGAAGTGGGCAAGGTGTCAAAGATGTCTCAGCgaggctttggtttttttcctgccattATCCCAATGATTAGTGCCAGAAATGCCACTTGCCATAAGCACCtaatattttcaattatttgaAAATCTTGCCCACTGCCctggtgaggagcagcaggaccagTAATGCTCCTAAGGAGAGCAGCACGGCCAGGGCACTTGAGGGCTGCTGCAGTGGAATTTGGGTGGGAAACCTAGTGCAAGCCAGTGGATTTGCCCCTGGGCAATCAGAGTCCACGGGTACTCCATGGTGGCTTTAAGCCACAAGGTTTGCGTGCCAGCAGCATCCCACGGGGAACAAACAGCCCCAACACATGCTGGGCACCCAGCTCAACTCCAGGCAAGCCACGGTTTGGGGCATCCCTTGGCTCTTTGCTAACACAGGGTCCAGCTAAATGTGTCCagcaccctcctgccatggtgaggggctgggggggctgcaggcaccctgctcctccctcccttttcaTCTCCAAAGGCAGCCTGCCACGTTTTCATGAATGATTGCCCCGCAAGTTGAGCTTCACGGGCTCTATTACCTTTCTGGGAATAGGAGCATGCCAATTCATTTGGGCtcagggggaggagaagagcagctgcccttttctttccccagtaATTGtgtgcttttgctttttatgGCTCTCTGGGAGCAGCTACAAATCAGATAAATCTTGTAGGCAGGGATGAGGCTGTGCCGCAGCGTGCGGCTGTGCTGCTCCCCAGGTGCGAGGCGTCACGTGCCTCGTGCAGGGATGTTTGTCAGCGGGACATTGCAGACTCTGCTCTTTGGAGAAGGGAGATAAAGCAGTGATGCTGCTGAGACCCTTCTCTTACCTTCACACCATGTTCTGCGGTGGCACAACCACATGGTTTAGAGTTAATAATCTGTGCCAGCCTGTGCTCTGCAAAAGGAGCTCCAAAAGTTTGACCCATGGGATGTCCATCCTCTCCGCCCTGTCCCCCTTCCCAAGGGGCAGAGGCGGTGGTGCCCTGTCCTGCTTTGTCCTTTTTGagggcagtgccctgggctgtggggcagaggagagagggacccccctggggagcagcagtcGGTGGCCAtcggggctgggagagctgcggTGTAACAGAGGGGCAGAAGGCTGAGCTCAGCccgaggtgctgctgcagggaccCCCGAGACCACCGCCCAACCTGTGCCGTGTTTGCCTCTGCAGGGCTCCCACGGCTGCCGGCAGCCTGTGCCACGGGGGCTCGTCCCTCGGGGCCAGGGCTCCCTGGAGCAGGAGCGGCGGTGGAAGCAGTACCTGGAGGATGAGCGCATCGCGCTCTTCCTGCAGAACGAAGAGTTCATGAAGGAGCTCCAGAGGAACCGGGATTTTCTCCTTGCCCTGGAGAGAGGTGAAAAGTGCCTTCAGAAACTTCTGCTTTTTGGGTGTGTACCCTGCTGTGACactggctgctggcagcactgccCTGCCCGTGGGATCAGGGCTTGTGCCAAAGCAGAGCCAGTGCAGGATGTGGCCAGGCTGGTGGTCCGAGCTGCCCGCATGCCCAgactcctgctctcctccccctgcccacccctctgCAGCACGtgtggcagagcccagcagaaTCCATAGCAAGGGGCTTTGAAAATGCCCCCTGAGCCCTCCACAGCTGTGCACCCTCTCCAAGTGCTGGCAGGCCTGAACTGGAGAGCAGTTTTGCCATGACTGCTCCTTCCCTGTCACCACACTCCTTCCCAGTGAGCTGGTTGTTCATCCAGTGCCACGGGAAGGGCTTGGGTGTGGATGGTTTTACTGtcactgagcacagagctgccCTTCCCTCCTTCTGAGCCCCGttggcccagctccctcagaggTGTCGCTGGTGCTTTGCAGGGTCCTGGTAGCACCATCACTGCAGGTGGCAGGAAAACCACGGCTGTGCTCGTCGTGTGCTTGTGGTGGGTGGGCAGTTCCTCTGCTGCTGCGGGCTCCCACCGAAGTGCTTGTGGTCGCTGTGCTGAAGCaaaggcccagctccctcccttGCCACCAGCCTGTCCCTCAGCAGCCACGGGgccgtgaggggagaggggagtggAGCCATGTGCTCTGCCTCGAGGGTCTGATCGAGCGGGCACTgcgttttttctttttcagatcgATTGAAATATGAGTCCAAAAAATCCAAGTCGACCAGTGTTGCTGTCAGCAACGACTTTGGTTTCTCCTCCGTTTTATCAGGTAACTTCCAAGACACATAGGAGCATTGTCTCTCCACAGCAGgatcccccacagcccctgcattcccatccctctgcccagcTGCCTCCAGAGTGCCTGTGGAGGGAGGAAACTGGCtgatccctccctgctgccctcccagcatgggagaggagcaggtggGTGATGGGGATGGGCACTCCTGCCCTCCCCACGTGGAGGTGCTCCTGCGTCctgcctccatccatccctgccctcccatggccgagctggagcagaggattGTGCCTGGAGGCATAATGACTGTTCCCGGGTAATCCTGATTAACCTcgggagcagagcagctgcccaCAGTCAGAATTAGAGCTGGTGTCTGTCGATGGCCCTGCGCAGGGTCGGGCGAGTCgcaggggctgggcagcccagcagggctccaGCTGGGCTCCCGGACCCGGGGAACAGGGACGTGGCTCTGGGGGTCTCTGGTCCTTGTCTCTGCACCCCCGGTCCCAGGGGTTGTGTCCCCATCCGGAGCCAGCCCCACGTGCCAGTGCTCTCGTCCCACCTGctctctcccagctctgccctttgCTGGTGCTGGAACTGGGTCATGGGAGTGACTTGTCCTGAGCCCCCCCTCACCATACACGCACTCCTGGTGACCAGATGTTTGCCTTCCAGGTGACGTAGCTCCCTCTGTAACCAACGAGGCCGGCGGTGCCGTGTCCGACGATGCCTTATTCCGAGACAAATTGAAACACATGGGAAAATGTGAGTCGGTGTGCAGGCCCCGTGCTGGCCGCGGGAtgcctggcagggctggagggcagctgggagtggggtgggcagggggagaTGGCAGCAGTACCTGGCACTCTCCCAAACtcatccttttctctgggaagtcACAGCCTGCCTTTGCCACCACAAACTAGACCGAGGTCCTTGGGCAGCCTGAgctgggctgcaggcaggggtgACAGTGGGAGGGGTGG
This region of Aphelocoma coerulescens isolate FSJ_1873_10779 chromosome 19, UR_Acoe_1.0, whole genome shotgun sequence genomic DNA includes:
- the CUEDC1 gene encoding CUE domain-containing protein 1, which produces MTSLFRRSSSNGGSRGGSSAQELNNSRPARQVRRLEFNQAMEDFKTMFPNMDYDIIECVLRANNGAVDATIDQLLQMNLDGSGCDDSSDSEDSIPPEILERTLEPDSSDEEPPPVYSPPAYESQALGSRYPRAPPTPPPRTDVPGPGSAAAPAHYRNWNPPLLGNLPEDFLRILPQQTAGTQGSHGCRQPVPRGLVPRGQGSLEQERRWKQYLEDERIALFLQNEEFMKELQRNRDFLLALERDRLKYESKKSKSTSVAVSNDFGFSSVLSGDVAPSVTNEAGGAVSDDALFRDKLKHMGKSTRKKLFELARAFSEKTKMRKSKRKHLLKHQMMGTAASTANLLDNVEGHAYDEDFQARRQQLQEEEETPKEGQ